One Streptomyces sp. NBC_00102 DNA segment encodes these proteins:
- a CDS encoding XRE family transcriptional regulator — MIWPQAVKDRIKSGHDRELIRSYPYRSACPSTVWGELTEDAGSDLFFAGYTNYFLWTQVPAFVETVRRKARAGCRVRFLLGDPEGEVTRQREIVEDVALTVSTRIRITLEHLDRLGPLDGLETRFSAPEDATNHVSLSVFRFDRDALVTPHLARLVGHDSPLLHLRRQGEGGMFDRFAEHGEELWERGTVRAPVSRKPSPPPRT; from the coding sequence ATGATCTGGCCCCAGGCAGTCAAGGACCGAATCAAGAGCGGCCACGACCGCGAACTGATCCGCAGCTATCCGTACCGTTCCGCGTGCCCGTCGACCGTGTGGGGCGAGCTGACCGAGGACGCCGGCTCGGACCTGTTCTTCGCCGGGTACACGAACTACTTCCTCTGGACCCAGGTGCCCGCCTTCGTGGAGACGGTCCGCCGGAAAGCACGGGCAGGGTGCCGGGTCCGCTTCCTGCTGGGCGATCCGGAGGGGGAGGTGACCCGGCAGCGGGAGATCGTCGAGGACGTGGCCCTGACGGTCTCCACGCGGATCCGGATCACCTTGGAGCACCTCGATCGTCTCGGACCGCTGGACGGGCTGGAGACCAGGTTCAGTGCACCGGAGGACGCGACCAACCACGTCAGCCTCTCCGTCTTCCGGTTCGACCGCGACGCCCTCGTCACACCCCACCTGGCCCGGCTCGTCGGGCACGACTCGCCGCTGCTGCATCTGCGCAGGCAGGGCGAGGGCGGGATGTTCGACCGGTTCGCGGAGCACGGCGAGGAGCTGTGGGAGCGGGGGACGGTCCGGGCCCCGGTATCCCGTAAGCCTTCGCCGCCGCCCCGGACCTGA
- a CDS encoding DNA repair helicase XPB, translating to MTGPLIVQSDKTLLLEVDHELADACRRVIAPFAELERAPEHIHTYRVTPLGLWNARAAGHDAEQVVDALVEYSRYPVPHALLVDIAETMARYGRLTLSKHPVHGLVLTSTDRPVLEEVLRSKKITPLVGARIDPDTVAVHPSERGQIKQTLLKLGWPAEDLAGYVDGEAHPIELAQDGWSLRPYQKQAVEGFWHGGSGVVVLPCGAGKTLVGAGAMAEAKATTLILVTNTVSARQWKHELIKRTSLTEEEIGEYSGTRKEIRPVTIATYQVLTTRRKGIYPHLELFDSRDWGLVIYDEVHLLPAPVFKFTADLQARRRLGLTATLVREDGRESDVFSLIGPKRFDAPWKEIEAQGYIAPADCVEVRVNLTDHERLAYATAEPEEKYRFCATTVTKRKVTEALVRKHAGEQTLVIGQYIDQLDELGEHLNAPVIKGETPNSQREKLFESFRQGEINVLVVSKVANFSIDLPEATVAIQVSGTFGSRQEEAQRLGRVLRPKADGHEARFYSVVARDTIDQDFAAHRQRFLAEQGYAYRIVDADELLSGNPEQTDSADSTDS from the coding sequence GTGACCGGACCCCTCATCGTCCAGAGCGACAAGACGCTTCTGCTGGAAGTCGACCATGAGCTGGCGGACGCGTGCCGGAGGGTGATCGCGCCCTTCGCCGAGCTGGAGCGCGCACCCGAGCACATCCACACCTACCGCGTGACGCCGCTCGGGCTGTGGAACGCCCGCGCCGCCGGGCACGACGCCGAGCAGGTCGTCGACGCGCTGGTGGAGTACTCCCGCTACCCCGTGCCGCACGCGCTGCTGGTCGACATCGCCGAGACGATGGCGCGGTACGGCCGCCTCACCCTGTCCAAGCACCCGGTGCACGGCCTCGTGCTGACCAGCACCGACCGGCCGGTCCTTGAAGAGGTGCTGCGGTCGAAGAAGATCACCCCGCTGGTCGGGGCCCGGATCGACCCGGACACGGTCGCCGTGCACCCCTCGGAGCGCGGGCAGATCAAGCAGACGCTGCTGAAGCTCGGCTGGCCGGCGGAGGACCTCGCCGGGTACGTCGACGGCGAGGCGCACCCGATCGAGCTGGCGCAGGACGGCTGGTCGCTGCGGCCGTACCAGAAGCAGGCCGTCGAAGGGTTCTGGCACGGTGGTTCCGGTGTCGTGGTACTCCCCTGTGGTGCCGGAAAGACGCTGGTCGGAGCCGGTGCGATGGCGGAGGCGAAGGCCACCACGCTGATCCTGGTGACCAACACGGTCTCGGCCCGGCAGTGGAAGCACGAGCTGATCAAGCGCACCTCGCTGACCGAGGAGGAGATCGGCGAGTACAGCGGTACGCGCAAGGAGATCCGCCCGGTCACCATCGCCACGTACCAGGTGCTCACCACCCGCCGTAAGGGCATCTACCCGCACCTGGAGCTCTTCGACTCCCGTGACTGGGGTCTGGTGATCTACGACGAGGTGCACCTGCTGCCCGCGCCGGTCTTCAAGTTCACCGCCGACCTCCAGGCCCGCCGCCGGCTCGGTCTCACGGCCACGCTGGTGCGCGAGGACGGGCGGGAATCGGACGTGTTCTCGCTCATCGGCCCGAAGCGGTTCGACGCTCCGTGGAAGGAGATCGAGGCGCAGGGCTACATCGCGCCCGCCGACTGCGTGGAGGTACGGGTCAACCTGACCGACCACGAGCGCCTCGCGTACGCCACGGCCGAGCCCGAGGAGAAGTACCGCTTCTGCGCGACCACCGTGACCAAGCGGAAGGTCACGGAGGCGCTGGTGCGCAAGCACGCGGGCGAGCAGACGCTCGTCATCGGGCAGTACATCGACCAGCTCGACGAGCTGGGCGAGCACCTGAACGCGCCCGTCATCAAGGGCGAGACGCCGAACTCGCAGCGCGAGAAGCTCTTCGAGTCGTTCCGGCAGGGCGAGATCAACGTCCTGGTCGTCTCGAAGGTCGCGAACTTCTCCATCGACCTGCCGGAGGCCACCGTCGCCATCCAGGTGTCGGGCACGTTCGGCTCCCGCCAGGAGGAGGCGCAGCGGCTCGGCCGGGTGCTGCGTCCGAAGGCGGACGGGCACGAGGCCCGCTTCTACTCGGTGGTCGCGCGCGACACCATCGACCAGGACTTCGCCGCCCACCGGCAGCGGTTCCTGGCCGAGCAGGGGTACGCGTACCGGATCGTGGACGCGGACGAACTGCTGAGCGGAAACCCCGAGCAGACCGACAGCGCTGACAGCACCGACAGCTGA
- a CDS encoding PIN domain-containing protein, translating to MKEQPARSVVLDSQALSLLLRNDRRMAARIEASRQVGLPVIVSALTIVEAVQGKTDMARLHWLLSRLRVEPVSQEDSLTAVALLRDAGGLHGHKYAIDALVAALALRSPSPAIVLTSDRDDWSKLCGERVLIRDV from the coding sequence GTGAAGGAACAGCCGGCCCGGTCCGTGGTGCTGGACTCGCAGGCGCTCTCCCTGCTGCTCCGCAACGACCGCAGGATGGCGGCACGCATCGAAGCCTCCCGACAGGTCGGGCTGCCCGTCATCGTGTCCGCGCTGACCATCGTCGAAGCCGTCCAGGGCAAGACGGACATGGCCCGGCTGCACTGGCTCCTCTCCCGGCTCCGGGTGGAACCGGTCAGCCAGGAGGACTCCCTGACCGCGGTGGCACTGCTCCGGGACGCGGGCGGACTCCACGGCCACAAGTACGCCATCGACGCCCTCGTCGCGGCACTCGCGCTCCGCTCCCCCAGCCCTGCGATCGTGCTGACCTCCGACCGCGACGACTGGTCGAAGCTCTGCGGTGAGCGCGTCCTCATCAGAGACGTGTGA
- a CDS encoding helix-turn-helix transcriptional regulator — protein MVNIRELNPDESLSASFGAELRSSREGAGMTQTELARMTSYSNAHVSAVETGRKLPTLRFSRAVDKVLGTGSKFERLCRTVRNDALLEGFPEYVTFEGRAREIRLFENGGIVPGLLQTHEYATALARGEAERGSITFEQGGERVAFLAERQTTLARTPAPMVHVVMDESCLLREVGGPKVMRAQLDSLLDFAALPHTTLQITPFSSGERRAFNLPVRLLTLPNRTMVGYAESQFQGHLERDVRFVDTVLGAFHQLQSVALSHTASVAMIQQLRKVTP, from the coding sequence ATGGTCAACATCCGCGAACTGAATCCGGACGAGTCTCTCAGCGCGTCATTCGGGGCAGAACTTCGCAGCTCACGCGAGGGAGCCGGGATGACGCAGACGGAGTTGGCCCGGATGACGTCCTACTCCAACGCCCATGTCTCGGCGGTGGAAACTGGTCGAAAATTGCCAACTCTCCGCTTTTCCAGGGCTGTCGACAAGGTCCTCGGTACCGGATCGAAATTCGAACGGCTCTGTCGCACTGTTCGGAACGACGCACTCCTGGAGGGTTTTCCGGAGTACGTCACTTTCGAGGGGCGGGCCCGCGAAATCCGGCTGTTCGAGAACGGCGGCATCGTGCCCGGCCTCCTGCAGACGCATGAGTACGCGACGGCGTTGGCACGCGGGGAGGCCGAGCGAGGGTCGATCACCTTCGAGCAGGGCGGCGAGCGCGTGGCCTTCCTCGCCGAGCGGCAGACGACGCTGGCGAGGACGCCCGCCCCCATGGTGCACGTGGTGATGGACGAGAGCTGCCTCCTGCGCGAGGTGGGCGGGCCGAAGGTGATGCGGGCCCAGCTCGACTCGCTGCTGGATTTCGCGGCGCTCCCTCACACCACCCTGCAGATCACTCCGTTCAGCTCCGGGGAGCGCCGCGCGTTCAACCTTCCGGTCCGCCTGCTGACGCTGCCCAACAGGACGATGGTGGGGTACGCGGAGAGCCAGTTCCAGGGACACTTGGAGCGGGACGTGCGGTTCGTCGACACGGTGCTCGGTGCCTTCCATCAACTACAGTCCGTTGCGCTGTCCCATACCGCGTCCGTGGCCATGATCCAGCAGTTGCGAAAGGTAACCCCGTGA
- a CDS encoding DUF397 domain-containing protein: protein MTEAPDFFKSSYSSNGGDCVEVATNLVAAGVVPVRDSKDLSGPVLGLSTGSFASFLAGVKSGGFETV from the coding sequence GTGACCGAAGCGCCCGACTTCTTCAAGTCCTCCTACAGCAGCAACGGCGGCGACTGCGTGGAGGTCGCCACCAACCTCGTCGCCGCCGGTGTCGTCCCCGTGCGTGACTCCAAGGACCTGAGCGGCCCGGTCCTCGGCCTCTCCACCGGCTCGTTCGCCTCGTTCCTGGCGGGCGTCAAGTCCGGCGGCTTCGAGACGGTCTGA
- a CDS encoding UvrD-helicase domain-containing protein: MSAPHTAESDTPTDPPTDPLARERGHLAASRAALRVMREDVQALDIRDVTANWVNAAVLQAQIDERIKALADLSHTPLFFGRLDFQHPVGGEFAEGAEGERFYIGRRHVHDAHGDPMVIDWRAPVSQAFYQASRLDPQDVGLRRRFGYTGGELTAYEDEDLTAPADAPGSGTTSKLLQAEIERPRVGPMRDIVATIQPEQDEIVRSELGGTICVQGGPGTGKTAVGLHRVAYLLYAHRDRLARTGTLVIGPNRSFLHYIEQVLPALGEMEVQQATVEDLVTKHVEVRGTDEAAAALVKGDARMAEVLRRAIRSHVTPPTEEVVVVRGSRRWRVPAYEVEELVEELLARDMRYGAAHEALPQRIAHRVLVRMEEAGEAPDDRVQNAVARTPAVKAAVKAVWPAVDPAKLVLRLLSDPEFLAAHAEGLLTEDEQKAVVWTKPARSVKSAKWSTADAVLIDEARDLVERTHSLGHVVLDEAQDLSPMQYRAVGRRCSTGSATVLGDLAQGTTPWSTRSWADALGHLGKRDAHVEELTAGFRVPREVIAYASRLLPSIAPGLAPVESVRESPGSLAVRAVDGAEALIAAAVDACEEALEQEGSIGLIAADARIPALAEALAAAGHAVLSPGEETSAASRLTLVPASLAKGLEYDYVVLDEPAAVVDGEPDERTGLRRLYVALTRAVSGLTVVHAAPLPEALAA, encoded by the coding sequence GTGTCCGCGCCGCACACCGCAGAAAGTGACACCCCCACCGATCCGCCCACCGATCCGCTCGCCCGCGAGCGGGGGCATCTCGCCGCGTCCCGGGCGGCCCTGCGCGTCATGCGTGAGGACGTCCAGGCCCTCGACATCCGCGACGTCACCGCCAACTGGGTGAACGCCGCCGTGCTCCAGGCGCAGATCGACGAGCGCATCAAGGCGCTCGCCGACCTCTCGCACACCCCGCTGTTCTTCGGCCGGCTCGACTTCCAGCACCCCGTCGGCGGCGAGTTCGCCGAGGGTGCGGAGGGCGAGCGGTTCTACATCGGCCGGCGTCACGTCCACGACGCGCACGGCGACCCGATGGTCATCGACTGGCGTGCGCCCGTCTCGCAGGCGTTCTACCAGGCGTCGCGGCTGGACCCGCAGGACGTGGGGCTGCGCCGCCGCTTCGGCTACACCGGCGGCGAGCTGACCGCCTACGAGGACGAGGACCTCACGGCCCCCGCCGACGCCCCCGGCTCCGGCACCACCAGCAAGCTGCTCCAGGCGGAGATCGAGCGCCCGCGCGTCGGTCCGATGCGGGACATCGTCGCGACGATCCAGCCGGAGCAGGACGAGATCGTCCGCAGTGAGCTGGGCGGCACGATCTGCGTACAGGGAGGTCCCGGTACCGGTAAGACGGCGGTGGGCCTGCACCGTGTCGCGTACCTGCTGTACGCGCACCGGGACCGGCTGGCCCGTACCGGCACGCTCGTCATCGGGCCGAACCGGTCGTTCCTCCACTACATCGAGCAGGTGCTGCCCGCTCTCGGTGAGATGGAGGTGCAGCAGGCGACCGTGGAGGACCTGGTCACCAAGCACGTCGAGGTGCGCGGCACGGACGAGGCGGCCGCCGCGCTGGTGAAGGGCGACGCGCGGATGGCGGAGGTGCTGCGGCGGGCGATCCGCTCGCACGTCACCCCGCCCACCGAGGAGGTCGTGGTGGTGCGCGGTTCGCGCCGCTGGCGGGTGCCTGCGTACGAGGTGGAGGAGCTGGTCGAGGAGCTGCTCGCCCGCGACATGCGGTACGGCGCCGCCCACGAGGCGCTGCCGCAGCGCATCGCGCACCGGGTGCTGGTGCGGATGGAGGAGGCCGGGGAGGCACCGGACGACCGGGTGCAGAACGCGGTGGCCCGTACGCCCGCCGTGAAGGCGGCGGTGAAGGCGGTCTGGCCCGCCGTCGATCCGGCGAAGCTGGTGCTGCGGCTGCTCTCCGACCCGGAGTTCCTGGCCGCGCACGCGGAGGGGCTGCTCACCGAGGACGAGCAGAAAGCGGTGGTGTGGACGAAGCCGGCCCGCAGTGTGAAGTCGGCGAAGTGGTCGACGGCGGACGCGGTGCTGATCGACGAGGCCCGTGACCTGGTGGAGCGTACGCACTCGCTGGGTCATGTGGTGCTCGACGAGGCGCAGGACCTGTCCCCGATGCAGTACCGGGCAGTGGGGCGCCGTTGCTCGACGGGTTCGGCGACCGTGCTGGGCGACCTGGCGCAGGGCACCACGCCCTGGTCGACGCGGAGCTGGGCGGACGCGCTCGGCCACCTGGGCAAGCGGGACGCGCACGTGGAGGAGCTGACGGCGGGCTTCCGTGTGCCGCGCGAGGTGATCGCGTACGCCTCCCGGCTGCTGCCCTCGATCGCCCCGGGGCTCGCGCCGGTCGAGTCGGTGCGTGAGTCGCCCGGTTCGCTGGCGGTACGCGCGGTGGACGGTGCCGAGGCGCTGATCGCGGCGGCGGTCGACGCGTGCGAGGAGGCGCTGGAGCAGGAGGGGTCGATCGGGCTGATCGCCGCCGACGCCCGGATCCCCGCGCTGGCCGAGGCGCTGGCGGCGGCCGGGCACGCGGTGCTGTCGCCCGGCGAGGAGACGAGCGCCGCTTCCCGGCTGACTCTGGTCCCCGCCTCGCTGGCGAAGGGCCTGGAGTACGACTACGTGGTGCTGGACGAACCGGCGGCCGTGGTCGACGGCGAGCCGGACGAGCGCACCGGTCTGCGCCGGCTGTACGTGGCGCTGACCCGTGCGGTGTCGGGCCTCACGGTCGTGCACGCGGCCCCGCTGCCCGAGGCGCTGGCCGCCTGA
- a CDS encoding copper homeostasis protein CutC: protein MSNRAVLEVIALDAQDAVAAQAGGADRLELVTDMAADGLTPPRATFAAIRAAVDIPLRVMLRQEDGFAAGDIDRLLGRLGELREAGADQFVFGFLDQEGHADLVAVERIVAELDGCPWTFHRAIDRATDRSSLRKQLADLPGLDTYLTAGSASGVDDGIGTLVEEASRSRAPGFEPQILVGGGLRLEHLPSLRAAGLDAFHIGGAARPHGWTGPVDEAAVRTWREAVDA, encoded by the coding sequence ATGAGCAACCGCGCAGTCCTGGAGGTGATCGCGCTCGACGCCCAGGACGCGGTCGCGGCCCAGGCCGGTGGAGCCGACCGGCTCGAACTCGTCACCGACATGGCAGCCGACGGGCTCACCCCGCCCCGGGCGACCTTCGCCGCCATCCGGGCCGCCGTCGACATCCCGCTGCGAGTGATGCTCCGGCAGGAGGACGGGTTCGCCGCCGGAGACATCGACCGCCTCCTCGGGCGGCTCGGCGAGCTCCGGGAGGCCGGCGCCGACCAGTTCGTCTTCGGCTTCCTCGACCAGGAGGGCCACGCCGACCTCGTCGCCGTGGAACGGATCGTCGCCGAACTGGACGGCTGCCCCTGGACGTTCCACCGCGCGATCGACCGTGCCACCGACCGGAGCTCGCTGCGCAAGCAGCTCGCGGACCTGCCCGGCCTGGACACGTACCTCACCGCGGGTTCGGCGAGCGGAGTGGACGACGGCATCGGGACCCTCGTCGAAGAGGCGTCCCGTTCCCGCGCACCGGGCTTCGAGCCGCAGATCCTGGTCGGCGGCGGCCTCCGCCTCGAACACCTGCCGAGCCTGCGGGCCGCCGGACTCGACGCCTTCCACATCGGCGGTGCCGCCCGCCCGCACGGCTGGACCGGCCCGGTGGACGAAGCCGCCGTACGCACCTGGCGCGAGGCCGTCGACGCGTAG
- a CDS encoding helicase C-terminal domain-containing protein, giving the protein MGTTTPPRTLAEALRARGDEALAGLLRARPDLLTPVPGDITQLATRAGTRASVVRALEHLDRFALQTAEALAVAPDPAPYDTLLRLLTGDGQDDGAHHDDTGAAITAALPGALDTLREQALVWGEDERLHLVRTARELLAPSPQHPSPTGLGPTVAEATAGMSPGRLQEILTAAGLHATHDPVSAVAALTALFTDRTRMAELLDSAPVEALSVLDRLVWGPPYGEITPNPTPPVRWLRDRGLLLPVSARTVVLPREAALHLRAGRAHRVPEPLPPVVQSVAERDPRAVDRAAAGQAFLALSTVEDLLKLWNGGGPTVLRSGGLSVRELKRVASALDTTEPVAAFWVELAYATGLLAADGESDERYGATPAYDDWLELPAAQRWTRLALAWLAATRTAGLVGGQDAKGRALSALGPELDRSTAPDVRRRVLALFAALPPGTAPDPATLLTRLRWERPLRGASRGEVHPRPEGAGSSAPGDTSDLRSRIALWTVNEAELLGITGRGALSSQARALLSLPSDPPAATTGRSATPAEAAAALLAPLLPEPLDHVLLQADLTAVAPGPLERPLADVLSVLADVESKGGATVYRFTPGSVRRALDAGQSASDLHAFLARHSRTPVPQPLTYLVDDVARRHGHLRIGAASSYVRCDDESVLNEILADKRSAVLRLRRLAPTVLASQTDPASLLDGLRDLGYAPAAESAEGDVLITRAGARRTPPRTAPVPVPEGPPVPDDTLLGAAVRAIRAGDTAATVVRKEPAAESGVPSGTLPRTTPADTLATVQAAAMTGSTLWIGYVNAEGAASQRVIAPVRVEGGFVTAYDHTADEVRTYPLHRITGVAELAEE; this is encoded by the coding sequence ATGGGGACGACCACACCACCGCGCACGCTCGCCGAAGCTCTGCGTGCCCGCGGCGACGAAGCGCTTGCCGGGCTGCTGCGCGCCCGTCCCGACCTGCTCACGCCGGTGCCGGGCGACATCACCCAGCTCGCCACCCGGGCAGGCACCCGGGCTTCCGTGGTGCGCGCGCTGGAACACCTCGACCGATTCGCGCTGCAGACCGCCGAGGCCCTCGCGGTGGCGCCCGACCCGGCCCCGTACGACACGCTGCTGCGGCTGCTGACCGGCGACGGGCAGGACGACGGCGCCCACCACGACGACACCGGGGCAGCGATCACGGCCGCGCTGCCGGGCGCCCTGGACACCCTGCGCGAACAGGCCCTGGTCTGGGGCGAGGACGAGCGGCTGCACCTGGTGCGTACCGCCCGGGAGCTGCTCGCCCCGTCCCCGCAGCACCCCTCCCCCACCGGGCTCGGGCCGACCGTCGCCGAGGCCACCGCCGGCATGTCGCCGGGCCGGCTCCAGGAGATCCTGACCGCCGCCGGGCTGCACGCCACCCACGACCCGGTCTCCGCGGTGGCCGCGCTGACCGCCCTCTTCACCGACCGCACGCGCATGGCGGAACTGCTGGACTCCGCGCCCGTGGAGGCGCTGTCGGTGCTGGACCGGCTGGTGTGGGGGCCGCCGTACGGCGAGATCACGCCGAACCCGACCCCGCCCGTCCGCTGGCTGCGCGACCGCGGCCTGCTGCTCCCGGTGTCGGCGCGCACGGTGGTGCTGCCGCGCGAGGCGGCCCTGCATCTGCGGGCCGGGCGCGCCCACCGCGTACCGGAACCGCTGCCGCCGGTCGTCCAGTCGGTCGCCGAACGCGATCCACGGGCTGTGGACAGAGCGGCGGCCGGGCAGGCCTTCCTCGCCCTCTCCACCGTCGAGGACCTGCTGAAGCTCTGGAACGGCGGCGGTCCCACCGTGCTCCGCTCCGGCGGGCTGAGCGTGCGCGAGCTCAAGCGGGTCGCGAGCGCCCTCGACACCACCGAACCGGTCGCCGCGTTCTGGGTCGAACTCGCCTACGCCACCGGTCTGCTGGCCGCGGACGGCGAGAGCGACGAACGCTACGGCGCCACGCCCGCCTACGACGACTGGCTCGAACTCCCCGCCGCCCAGCGGTGGACGCGCCTCGCGCTCGCCTGGCTGGCGGCCACCCGCACCGCCGGCCTGGTCGGCGGCCAGGACGCCAAGGGCCGCGCCCTGTCCGCGCTCGGCCCCGAACTCGACCGCTCCACCGCCCCCGACGTACGCCGCCGGGTACTCGCCCTCTTCGCCGCGCTGCCGCCGGGCACCGCGCCCGACCCGGCGACCCTGCTCACCCGGCTGCGCTGGGAGCGCCCGCTGCGCGGCGCCTCTCGCGGCGAGGTCCATCCCCGGCCCGAGGGGGCCGGCTCCAGTGCCCCCGGCGACACGTCGGACCTGCGGTCGCGCATCGCGCTGTGGACGGTCAACGAGGCCGAACTCCTCGGCATCACCGGCCGGGGCGCGCTCTCCTCCCAGGCCCGGGCGCTGCTGTCGCTCCCGTCGGACCCACCGGCGGCCACGACGGGCCGCTCGGCGACCCCGGCCGAGGCCGCCGCCGCGCTGCTGGCCCCGCTGCTGCCGGAGCCGCTCGACCACGTACTCCTCCAGGCCGACCTGACGGCCGTCGCCCCCGGGCCGCTGGAACGCCCGCTCGCCGACGTCCTCTCGGTCCTCGCCGACGTCGAGTCGAAGGGCGGCGCCACGGTCTACCGCTTCACCCCCGGCTCGGTGCGCCGCGCGCTGGACGCCGGGCAGAGCGCCTCCGACCTGCACGCCTTCCTCGCCCGGCACAGCCGCACCCCGGTGCCCCAGCCGCTGACCTACCTGGTCGACGACGTGGCCCGGCGCCACGGCCACCTCCGGATCGGGGCCGCCTCCTCGTACGTACGCTGCGACGACGAGTCCGTCCTCAACGAGATCCTCGCCGACAAGCGCTCGGCCGTACTGCGGCTGCGCCGGCTCGCCCCGACCGTCCTCGCCTCGCAGACCGACCCCGCGTCGCTCCTCGACGGGCTGCGGGACCTCGGTTACGCCCCGGCCGCCGAGTCCGCCGAGGGCGATGTCCTGATCACCCGCGCCGGTGCCCGCCGCACCCCGCCGCGCACCGCGCCCGTCCCCGTACCCGAGGGGCCGCCGGTGCCGGACGACACGCTGCTCGGCGCGGCGGTACGGGCCATCCGGGCCGGTGACACGGCCGCCACCGTCGTCCGCAAGGAGCCCGCCGCCGAGTCGGGCGTCCCGTCCGGCACGCTCCCGCGCACCACCCCGGCGGACACCCTCGCGACCGTCCAGGCCGCCGCCATGACGGGGTCCACGCTCTGGATCGGCTACGTCAACGCGGAGGGCGCCGCCAGCCAGCGGGTGATCGCCCCGGTCCGGGTGGAGGGCGGCTTCGTCACCGCGTACGACCACACCGCCGACGAGGTCCGCACCTACCCGCTGCACCGCATCACGGGGGTCGCGGAGCTGGCGGAGGAGTAG
- a CDS encoding CBS domain-containing protein, whose protein sequence is MDGVEELAAGRASYLIGGRRVRVSDLVDARLLAAGTQLTFLRQRSGQEYTGFVTVDGKIELPNGQRFPTPSKAVAAATGRGPYDGWTAWRLPDGTLLDSLRQAFLDAAAEPMSGDVAPDDHSAARHAWLKDARRQADASAPITLTVRNLLAWWGASRRGYLVSDQIAAELANHGLSTVPDFAAVGLDDQVTLTGPPVDTEEGQETATEDKPTSGRPVAEGTPGEPEATEPESAPLINPPPGTSADKKIEDEDEPIQGQTVGNLRSALGGVTSVKSSASFEEAFTKMRLNGFSQLPVLNGTRNLQGAVTWESMALARYTDTEAPFARAIVKAHAVSYADHLIDVLPHLEKFGFVLVKNQTNEIAGIVTIADVAAEYGATARPFLLIGDLDRQLRRVIAEGLDLADVIALCDADGRRKLTAFGQLSFGDYQRVLSNQEQWAKLGWRLDRKSFTDCLNELREVRNELMHFNDKDKAGDAAIPMLRNMIELLREHGG, encoded by the coding sequence GTGGACGGCGTCGAGGAACTGGCGGCCGGACGGGCCTCCTACCTGATCGGTGGACGACGCGTCCGTGTTTCGGACCTGGTGGACGCCCGCCTCCTCGCTGCGGGAACACAACTCACGTTCCTGCGTCAGCGATCGGGGCAGGAATACACCGGCTTCGTCACCGTGGACGGCAAGATCGAACTGCCCAACGGCCAAAGGTTCCCCACCCCCTCGAAGGCAGTGGCCGCAGCCACTGGACGGGGCCCCTATGACGGCTGGACCGCCTGGCGGCTCCCCGACGGCACGCTGCTGGACTCCTTGCGACAGGCGTTTCTCGACGCGGCTGCGGAACCGATGTCAGGCGATGTGGCACCGGACGACCATTCGGCAGCTCGGCACGCCTGGTTGAAGGACGCCCGGAGGCAGGCTGACGCCTCGGCACCGATCACACTTACCGTCCGCAACCTCCTGGCGTGGTGGGGCGCTTCCCGACGCGGCTACCTGGTCAGCGATCAAATAGCCGCGGAACTGGCGAACCACGGCCTGTCCACCGTGCCGGACTTCGCGGCGGTCGGCCTCGACGACCAGGTCACCCTGACCGGGCCGCCTGTGGATACCGAGGAAGGCCAGGAGACAGCAACCGAGGACAAACCGACGTCAGGGCGGCCGGTCGCTGAAGGGACGCCCGGTGAGCCGGAGGCGACGGAGCCGGAAAGCGCTCCCCTGATCAACCCGCCGCCCGGCACCTCTGCAGACAAGAAGATCGAGGACGAGGACGAGCCCATACAGGGTCAGACGGTCGGCAACCTGCGCTCTGCCCTGGGAGGAGTGACATCGGTGAAGTCCTCTGCCAGCTTCGAGGAAGCCTTCACCAAGATGCGGCTCAACGGGTTCTCGCAGCTTCCGGTCCTGAACGGGACTCGCAATCTCCAGGGCGCCGTCACATGGGAGTCCATGGCGCTTGCCCGTTACACAGACACCGAGGCACCTTTCGCCCGAGCGATCGTCAAGGCTCACGCCGTCAGCTACGCGGATCACCTGATCGACGTCCTGCCGCATCTCGAAAAGTTCGGCTTCGTCCTCGTGAAGAACCAGACGAACGAGATCGCCGGCATCGTCACCATCGCCGACGTGGCCGCGGAGTACGGCGCGACAGCCAGGCCGTTCCTGCTCATCGGCGATCTGGATCGGCAGTTGCGCCGGGTCATCGCAGAGGGTCTCGACCTGGCGGACGTGATCGCGTTGTGCGACGCGGACGGACGCCGCAAACTCACCGCGTTCGGCCAGCTCTCCTTCGGCGACTACCAGCGCGTCCTGAGCAACCAAGAGCAGTGGGCCAAGCTCGGTTGGCGGCTGGACCGCAAATCCTTCACGGACTGCCTGAACGAACTGCGTGAGGTTCGGAACGAACTCATGCATTTCAACGACAAGGACAAGGCCGGCGACGCGGCCATCCCGATGCTGCGCAACATGATCGAGCTGCTACGCGAACACGGGGGGTGA